The bacterium genome has a segment encoding these proteins:
- the rpiB gene encoding ribose 5-phosphate isomerase B, whose translation MKIAIGSDHAGFDLKQALVKHLQEKGHKVEDFGAYDAQPSDYPLFGEKVAGAVATGEVERGILVCGNGIGMSIVANKVPGVRAALVFTEKMAQQTRSHNDSNVLSLAGRELPVEANLKMADVWLETPFSKEERHVRRVGEITDLEKKNSNQG comes from the coding sequence ATGAAGATCGCCATCGGTTCGGATCATGCCGGTTTTGACCTCAAGCAGGCCCTGGTGAAACACCTACAAGAAAAGGGTCACAAGGTGGAGGATTTCGGCGCCTATGACGCCCAGCCCAGCGATTATCCGTTGTTCGGCGAAAAGGTCGCTGGGGCGGTCGCGACCGGTGAAGTGGAACGGGGCATCCTGGTCTGTGGCAACGGGATCGGCATGTCCATCGTGGCCAACAAGGTCCCGGGTGTCCGGGCGGCCCTGGTCTTCACCGAAAAGATGGCCCAGCAGACGCGGTCCCATAACGATTCGAACGTCCTTTCCCTGGCGGGCCGTGAATTGCCCGTCGAGGCGAACCTGAAAATGGCCGATGTTTGGTTGGAAACCCCGTTCAGCAAGGAAGAACGCCATGTTCGCCGGGTGGGTGAGATCACCGACCTGGAAAAAAAGAATTCGAACCAGGGATGA